In a genomic window of Streptomyces katrae:
- a CDS encoding AAA family ATPase, with product MPAGLVLLVGPPASGKTSFVQALITRRQIDAEAVVSSDEIRAELSAPHPRKRNPTQRTHASSRNVTAGSSPGSPPGTAQSPSQRTSRRRHAHDSSPGASTRR from the coding sequence GTGCCGGCAGGACTCGTCCTCCTCGTCGGTCCACCAGCCTCGGGCAAGACCAGCTTCGTTCAGGCACTGATCACGCGCCGGCAGATCGACGCGGAAGCCGTGGTGTCCAGCGACGAGATTCGCGCTGAGCTTTCGGCACCTCACCCCCGGAAGCGGAATCCGACGCAGCGGACGCACGCATCTTCGAGGAACGTGACCGCAGGATCATCGCCAGGCTCGCCGCCGGGCACAGCGCAGTCGCCGAGTCAACGAACGTCACGCCGCAGGCACGCGCACGACTCATCGCCAGGCGCTTCAACGCGCCGGTGA
- a CDS encoding CAP domain-containing protein, whose product MKSKTFTTAAALVCGLSVMGPVSAASPHARAAPAPASEEKSPTCPSSNAPPGTGSRISAADAAEIVRIHNDARRAAVQKYSPGSSVVSVAWSPKLACDAQAWADDPASSQGGGLHHSSRDTNGNEGENLFNAFPGPARPLMALDPSVSFSWTAEKSKFDADNNAPINSSASAGTNYRAWGHYSQMIWMSPASATTTVGCGVKEGVPVAGSTGWILVCRYAAAGNINGQRAVAPAAAPAAGCDPAAVNRAPTAGTEAQTRAAVICLINAQRTQRGLPALTVNQPLTNAAQQHAAASVQLKWWGSGKDSHRNPQTGSTPQSRIQAAAYCTNPRSWEFSEITYTGWGGSGTPQAAVNWWMNSPGHRAIILKPSLRDFGAAALPGAADPAGASSSSTGTYVVDFGRCQQ is encoded by the coding sequence ATGAAATCAAAGACTTTCACAACCGCGGCTGCGCTCGTGTGCGGCCTTTCCGTAATGGGCCCGGTATCAGCAGCCTCCCCCCACGCGCGCGCCGCTCCGGCCCCTGCCTCCGAGGAGAAATCTCCCACCTGTCCCTCGTCCAACGCCCCGCCCGGAACGGGCTCACGGATATCCGCCGCCGACGCTGCCGAGATCGTCCGTATCCACAACGACGCGCGCCGGGCAGCCGTCCAGAAGTACAGCCCCGGCTCCTCCGTGGTTTCTGTCGCATGGAGCCCCAAGCTTGCCTGTGACGCGCAGGCCTGGGCCGATGACCCTGCATCCAGCCAGGGCGGCGGACTGCACCACAGCAGCCGTGACACCAACGGCAACGAGGGTGAGAATCTTTTCAATGCCTTCCCTGGCCCGGCGCGGCCGCTGATGGCACTGGACCCCTCCGTGAGTTTCAGCTGGACGGCGGAGAAGTCCAAATTCGACGCCGACAACAATGCCCCGATCAACAGCAGTGCATCCGCGGGCACCAATTACCGTGCGTGGGGTCATTACTCCCAGATGATATGGATGTCTCCCGCGTCAGCGACCACGACAGTCGGTTGCGGGGTGAAAGAGGGCGTGCCCGTGGCGGGCAGTACGGGCTGGATTCTGGTGTGCCGGTACGCCGCGGCAGGCAATATCAACGGGCAGCGGGCCGTCGCCCCGGCTGCGGCACCAGCCGCGGGCTGTGACCCGGCCGCTGTCAACCGGGCGCCGACCGCGGGCACGGAAGCCCAGACGAGGGCTGCCGTGATCTGCCTGATCAACGCGCAGCGCACACAGCGCGGGCTGCCCGCCCTCACCGTCAACCAGCCGCTGACCAACGCGGCCCAGCAGCATGCCGCCGCATCCGTGCAGCTGAAGTGGTGGGGGTCGGGCAAGGACTCCCACCGCAACCCCCAGACCGGCTCGACACCGCAGAGCCGCATCCAGGCGGCCGCATACTGCACGAACCCCCGGTCGTGGGAGTTCAGCGAGATCACGTACACCGGCTGGGGCGGTTCGGGAACCCCGCAGGCCGCCGTCAACTGGTGGATGAACAGCCCCGGCCACCGCGCCATCATCCTCAAGCCGTCCCTGCGCGACTTCGGCGCGGCGGCCCTGCCCGGGGCGGCGGACCCGGCCGGCGCATCGTCGTCCAGCACCGGCACCTACGTCGTGGACTTCGGACGCTGCCAGCAGTGA
- a CDS encoding PD40 domain-containing protein has translation MTATAIALAASLTLGAAGDAGAAGDHPIVFAHYTAAAPTEDLYAISPSGGTTVKLTHTPTVSEVMPSWSPDGKRVAFVRYGSGGAIDGIWTMNTTGSDLKAVPGTKGASDPAWSPDGKRIAYAKPVGTQREIYVADIDGTPATRLTHTAADDLHPTWSPDGKYLAFNRADAGGHSRVMKIRLSTLAQTPVTGPSSHDWTPDWSHGNRIAFSRVDSSGFAHLYLVRPDGTGLHRITAARANDKNPSWSPDGNSLVFTRGGVDDADPEHLYLVRADGTALTQLTKTDSHDLEADWRP, from the coding sequence GTGACCGCCACGGCAATCGCCTTGGCCGCGTCCCTGACCCTCGGCGCCGCAGGAGACGCGGGGGCGGCGGGGGACCACCCGATCGTCTTCGCCCACTACACCGCGGCAGCCCCCACGGAGGACCTCTACGCGATCTCCCCCAGTGGCGGCACGACCGTCAAGCTCACCCACACCCCCACCGTCAGCGAGGTCATGCCCAGTTGGTCCCCGGACGGCAAACGGGTGGCCTTCGTCCGCTACGGATCCGGTGGCGCCATCGACGGCATCTGGACGATGAACACCACGGGCAGCGACCTGAAGGCCGTCCCCGGCACCAAGGGCGCCTCCGACCCGGCGTGGTCCCCGGACGGCAAGCGGATCGCCTACGCCAAGCCCGTCGGCACCCAGCGCGAGATATACGTGGCCGACATCGACGGCACTCCTGCCACCCGGCTCACTCATACCGCGGCTGACGACCTCCATCCGACGTGGTCCCCGGACGGCAAGTACCTGGCGTTCAACCGAGCGGACGCGGGCGGGCACAGCCGGGTGATGAAGATCCGGCTGTCCACGCTGGCCCAGACGCCGGTCACCGGGCCGAGCTCCCACGACTGGACGCCCGACTGGTCGCACGGGAACCGGATCGCCTTCAGCCGAGTGGACTCCTCCGGCTTCGCCCACCTCTACCTCGTCCGCCCCGACGGCACCGGCCTCCACCGCATCACCGCGGCCCGCGCCAACGACAAGAACCCGTCCTGGTCGCCGGACGGCAACAGCTTGGTCTTCACCAGAGGCGGCGTTGACGATGCGGACCCCGAACACCTCTACCTGGTACGGGCCGACGGCACCGCACTGACCCAGCTCACCAAGACCGACTCCCATGACCTGGAGGCCGACTGGCGCCCGTGA